A single region of the Thermoanaerobacterium aotearoense genome encodes:
- a CDS encoding type II CAAX prenyl endopeptidase Rce1 family protein, with the protein MKKLNKLNDLEYIVIMAFLSYLMVTVIFKNKIIIQNIANLTSKDGFINIAKVLGKLLILYPIINTYLYQRIVIYILKKFNIKSDLLLMLFSSLLFAITYYDSFIPMFLFGIILSYSYILYNNKKITSQSITLLIYMLTNFLSIVTIFVEKLNLLIK; encoded by the coding sequence ATGAAAAAGTTAAATAAATTAAATGATTTAGAATATATTGTTATAATGGCGTTTTTATCGTATTTGATGGTGACAGTGATATTTAAGAATAAAATTATTATTCAGAATATAGCAAATCTAACTTCTAAAGATGGATTTATAAATATAGCAAAAGTGTTAGGAAAATTATTAATTCTTTATCCTATAATTAACACTTATTTATACCAGCGTATAGTAATATATATTTTGAAAAAATTTAATATAAAAAGTGATCTATTATTAATGCTTTTTTCGTCTTTACTTTTTGCTATTACGTATTATGATAGTTTTATTCCAATGTTTTTATTTGGAATTATTTTGTCGTATTCATATATTTTGTATAATAATAAAAAAATAACTTCTCAATCAATAACCTTGTTAATATATATGTTAACTAATTTCTTATCTATAGTAACAATTTTTGTTGAAAAGTTAAATTTGCTCATTAAATAG
- a CDS encoding CPBP family glutamic-type intramembrane protease, translated as MSPILILILVGIVSPIFETYLYQVILIYLLKKINYLNNHKILLIIVASIIFGLSHCYSYIYIFSTFLAGLILNYSYVIYKNKTLTPFKIVLSIHSIHNIINALLMIF; from the coding sequence ATGTCACCAATATTAATACTGATTTTAGTAGGAATTGTTAGTCCAATATTTGAAACATACTTGTATCAAGTTATTTTGATTTATCTACTAAAAAAAATAAATTATTTAAATAATCATAAAATATTACTTATAATTGTGGCTTCAATAATTTTTGGCTTATCACATTGTTATAGTTATATATATATTTTTTCGACATTTTTGGCAGGATTGATTTTGAATTATTCATATGTAATCTATAAAAATAAAACTTTGACTCCATTTAAAATTGTTTTATCTATTCATAGTATTCATAATATAATAAATGCATTATTAATGATTTTTTAA
- the metG gene encoding methionine--tRNA ligase: MAKTFYITTPIYYPSDKLHIGHSYTTVAADAMARFKRLTGYDVMFLTGTDEHGQKIQRKAKEKGVTPKQYVDEIVAWIKDLWKTMDISNDKFIRTTDQQHEEIVQKIFTKLYEKGDIYKSEYEGWYCTPCETFWTEKQLVDGNCPDCGRPVELVKEESYFFKLSNYADKLLKYYEEHPDFIQPESRLNEMVSFIKSGLEDLCVSRTSFDWGVKVPFDPKHVVYVWIDALSNYITALGYSTDDDEDFKKYWPADVHLVGKEIVRFHTIIWPAMLMALDLPLPKKVFGHGWLILEGGKMSKSKGNVVDPKELVSKYGVDAIRYFLLREVPFGADGVFSNEALISRINSDLANDFGNLLSRTVTMVEKYFDSVVPETSDKDDVDDELISIANNLPKVVESYMDKLQFSNALAEIWKLVGRANKYIDETMPWVLAKDEDKKGRLKTVLYNLVESLRFVAILITPFMPNTPIKIYEQLGISDDLKTWDSLKFGLLKPGTKVKRGENIFPRIDVEKELKEAEKESPKKVDVEKETNYIKIDDFAKIDLRVAEVLEAEKVEGADKLLKLKLKVGDEVRQVVSGLALHYKPDELVGKKLVLVANLEPKKLRGIESYGMILAASNEGKLTVVTVDKDIESGAKVK; this comes from the coding sequence ATGGCGAAGACTTTTTACATTACGACACCTATATATTATCCAAGCGATAAGCTGCATATAGGTCATTCTTATACGACTGTCGCTGCAGATGCGATGGCTCGGTTTAAAAGGCTTACAGGTTATGACGTGATGTTTTTGACAGGAACAGATGAGCACGGTCAGAAGATACAGAGAAAGGCAAAAGAAAAAGGCGTTACGCCGAAACAGTATGTAGATGAAATTGTGGCGTGGATAAAAGATTTGTGGAAGACAATGGACATAAGCAATGATAAGTTTATAAGGACGACGGACCAGCAGCACGAAGAGATTGTGCAAAAGATATTTACAAAGCTTTACGAAAAAGGGGACATATACAAAAGTGAATACGAAGGTTGGTACTGCACACCTTGCGAGACGTTTTGGACGGAGAAACAGCTTGTAGATGGGAACTGTCCAGATTGCGGCAGACCTGTAGAGCTTGTGAAAGAGGAAAGCTATTTCTTTAAGCTTTCAAATTACGCTGACAAACTTCTTAAATACTACGAGGAGCATCCAGACTTTATACAGCCTGAATCAAGGCTAAATGAGATGGTAAGCTTTATTAAATCCGGACTTGAGGACTTGTGCGTATCCAGAACGTCCTTTGATTGGGGCGTAAAAGTTCCCTTTGATCCAAAGCACGTTGTGTATGTTTGGATTGACGCTCTTTCTAACTATATAACTGCACTGGGGTATTCTACAGATGACGATGAAGATTTTAAAAAGTATTGGCCGGCAGATGTACACCTTGTTGGAAAGGAGATCGTAAGATTCCACACTATTATATGGCCTGCAATGCTTATGGCGCTGGATTTGCCTCTACCTAAGAAAGTGTTTGGCCATGGTTGGCTTATATTAGAAGGCGGCAAGATGTCAAAATCGAAGGGCAACGTGGTTGATCCGAAAGAGCTTGTATCAAAATACGGCGTGGATGCCATAAGGTATTTTCTTTTAAGAGAAGTTCCGTTTGGAGCAGATGGCGTATTTTCAAATGAAGCTCTGATTTCCAGGATAAACTCAGATCTTGCCAATGACTTTGGAAACCTTCTAAGCAGGACTGTAACGATGGTAGAAAAATACTTCGACAGTGTAGTGCCTGAAACTTCGGATAAAGATGATGTTGATGATGAGCTAATATCCATAGCAAATAATTTGCCAAAAGTTGTTGAAAGCTATATGGATAAGCTGCAGTTTTCAAATGCTCTTGCGGAGATTTGGAAGCTTGTAGGGCGAGCAAATAAGTACATTGACGAGACGATGCCATGGGTATTGGCAAAAGATGAAGACAAGAAAGGAAGGCTTAAAACTGTTCTTTACAACCTTGTTGAATCGTTGAGGTTTGTCGCTATTTTGATAACGCCGTTTATGCCGAATACGCCTATCAAAATATACGAGCAGCTTGGAATCAGCGATGACTTAAAGACATGGGATAGCCTTAAATTCGGCTTACTGAAACCAGGCACAAAAGTCAAAAGAGGGGAGAATATTTTCCCGAGGATCGATGTAGAAAAAGAGCTTAAAGAAGCTGAAAAAGAATCGCCTAAAAAAGTAGATGTAGAAAAAGAGACAAATTACATCAAAATAGATGACTTTGCAAAGATCGATTTGAGGGTTGCGGAAGTATTGGAAGCCGAAAAAGTAGAAGGCGCTGATAAATTGTTAAAGCTTAAGCTTAAAGTAGGCGACGAGGTAAGGCAAGTTGTATCAGGACTTGCACTGCATTACAAACCAGATGAACTTGTAGGCAAAAAACTCGTCCTCGTTGCTAACTTGGAGCCTAAAAAATTAAGAGGCATAGAATCGTACGGAATGATTTTGGCGGCATCAAACGAAGGCAAATTGACCGTCGTAACTGTCGACAAAGATATAGAAAGCGGTGCGAAGGTGAAATAA
- a CDS encoding CCA tRNA nucleotidyltransferase, protein MGILINRIKRILSDEAEKVYIVGGTIRDRILNVDISDYDFAVLGDAASVSKLVCDKLKGSYVPYAEDRGTYRVVYENIVLDFTQIRGENIDEDLLHRDFTINAMAIRLNDFFDVDLIIDPLGGLKDLREKKIKCVGKSSFDDDPLRMLRAIRFAAKYNFSIDEDSKNLIREKADLIENVSSERIMSEIYSILKSKESFKYVQMMDELGLIDAIFPEIAEMKEIGKCYYQVLDSWHHSIKTIEEYETIVNELRFPSDIENLVKKYLDKDLSSGNKLKDVLKLAAMFHEIGKKDAIYIDSDNRLQFYNHDVKGEKIVADIAKRLKLAKKEASLIKKMVLYHGNPFSLYIDGIGNKALFKFFSDLEENALGCLLLSLADVTSAMKGQGRLNEASCYRNFITKLLRRYMDFERTKTPLLTPLDIIVNFDLKDYKLLNQILYELRKNQFYGEIESREDAVKFVEERMRMEKI, encoded by the coding sequence ATGGGGATATTGATAAATAGGATAAAGCGCATACTATCTGATGAGGCCGAAAAAGTCTATATTGTAGGAGGAACTATAAGGGACAGAATACTAAATGTAGATATAAGCGATTATGATTTTGCTGTATTAGGTGATGCTGCTTCGGTTTCAAAGCTTGTATGTGATAAGCTAAAAGGCTCTTACGTGCCTTATGCAGAGGACAGAGGAACATATAGAGTCGTGTATGAAAATATAGTGCTGGATTTTACGCAAATCAGAGGCGAAAATATAGATGAAGATTTGCTTCATAGGGATTTTACGATAAATGCGATGGCAATAAGGCTAAATGATTTTTTTGATGTAGACTTGATAATAGATCCTTTAGGCGGGCTAAAGGATTTAAGAGAAAAGAAGATAAAATGCGTAGGGAAAAGTTCCTTCGATGATGACCCTTTAAGGATGCTTAGAGCTATTAGATTTGCAGCCAAATACAATTTTTCCATAGATGAGGATTCCAAAAATCTTATAAGAGAAAAAGCCGATTTGATTGAGAATGTTTCTTCAGAAAGGATTATGAGTGAAATATATTCTATACTTAAGTCAAAGGAGTCCTTCAAATACGTACAAATGATGGACGAGCTGGGGTTAATCGATGCGATTTTTCCTGAGATAGCTGAGATGAAAGAGATAGGCAAGTGCTATTATCAGGTTTTAGACTCATGGCATCATTCTATAAAAACGATAGAAGAATATGAAACGATTGTAAATGAGCTTAGATTTCCTTCAGATATAGAGAATTTGGTCAAAAAGTACCTTGATAAAGATCTTTCTTCGGGAAACAAACTAAAAGATGTATTGAAACTTGCTGCAATGTTTCATGAAATCGGCAAAAAAGATGCCATTTATATAGATTCTGATAACAGGCTTCAGTTCTACAATCACGATGTAAAGGGAGAAAAAATTGTTGCAGATATAGCTAAAAGATTAAAACTGGCGAAAAAAGAAGCATCCCTGATAAAGAAGATGGTCTTGTACCACGGAAACCCATTTTCACTGTACATAGATGGGATTGGAAACAAAGCATTGTTTAAGTTTTTTTCAGACCTTGAAGAAAATGCTTTGGGGTGCTTGCTTTTGTCGTTGGCCGATGTTACCTCGGCTATGAAAGGACAAGGCCGGTTAAATGAAGCTTCATGCTATAGAAATTTCATAACCAAGCTATTAAGAAGGTACATGGACTTTGAAAGGACGAAGACACCACTTCTTACGCCGCTTGATATAATAGTCAATTTCGATCTTAAAGATTATAAGCTTTTAAATCAAATACTGTACGAATTGAGAAAAAATCAATTTTACGGTGAAATAGAAAGCAGAGAAGACGCAGTAAAATTTGTGGAAGAAAGAATGAGGATGGAGAAAATATAG
- a CDS encoding spore maturation protein: protein MLKSISEFIIPAIMLLIPAYGLIKHVKVYEVFLDGAKEGINTIIKIFPALLAMLVAVGVLRASGTLDIFAKWISPLTAKIGMPSDVVPLALIRPLSGSGALGIATELIKSHGPDSFTAKLASVMYGSTETTFYVLAVYFGSVGVKKMRHSIVAGIAADIAAILSSVFYSRLFF, encoded by the coding sequence TTGCTTAAATCAATTTCTGAGTTTATAATTCCAGCCATAATGCTTTTGATTCCTGCATACGGGTTAATTAAACATGTAAAAGTCTATGAAGTCTTTTTAGATGGTGCAAAAGAAGGCATTAATACAATAATAAAAATATTTCCTGCTTTGCTGGCAATGTTGGTGGCAGTGGGAGTCTTAAGGGCATCAGGTACTTTAGATATCTTTGCAAAGTGGATTTCACCGCTTACTGCAAAAATTGGGATGCCGTCAGATGTAGTGCCATTGGCACTCATAAGGCCTCTATCTGGAAGCGGTGCATTAGGCATAGCGACGGAACTTATTAAATCCCATGGGCCTGATTCATTTACAGCCAAACTTGCTTCTGTCATGTACGGCTCCACTGAGACTACGTTTTACGTCTTAGCAGTTTATTTTGGATCTGTTGGAGTCAAAAAGATGAGGCATTCCATAGTAGCAGGCATTGCTGCCGATATCGCCGCAATACTGTCATCTGTTTTTTATAGCAGACTGTTTTTTTAA
- a CDS encoding nucleoside recognition domain-containing protein, with protein sequence MINYIWIFMIGVGIVVGMINGRMGEVSKAIIDSSESAVTISIGLVGIMSLWLGIMQIAEKSGLMDMLAKVLKPAIIKLFPEIPKDHPAIGAMIMNISANMLGLGNAATPFGIKAMEYLQELNKRDVASNSMCTFLVINTASVQLLPAVMIGLRASLGAKNPADFVLAGLLSSVTALTVGLVVVKSLEKSSLFKE encoded by the coding sequence TTGATAAATTATATATGGATCTTCATGATTGGTGTAGGTATTGTTGTCGGTATGATAAACGGTAGGATGGGGGAAGTATCAAAAGCTATAATTGATTCATCTGAGTCGGCTGTCACAATATCAATAGGACTCGTAGGCATCATGTCTTTATGGTTGGGTATAATGCAGATAGCTGAAAAATCTGGGCTTATGGACATGCTGGCAAAGGTCTTAAAACCAGCCATAATAAAACTATTCCCTGAAATACCTAAAGATCATCCTGCCATTGGTGCTATGATAATGAATATATCGGCTAATATGTTGGGGTTAGGCAATGCGGCCACGCCTTTTGGAATTAAGGCTATGGAGTACCTTCAAGAGTTGAATAAAAGGGATGTTGCATCTAACTCCATGTGCACATTTCTCGTCATAAATACTGCATCAGTTCAGCTTCTCCCTGCTGTAATGATAGGGTTAAGGGCTTCTTTGGGTGCGAAAAATCCAGCAGATTTTGTATTGGCTGGACTTTTATCCAGCGTTACAGCTTTAACCGTAGGCCTTGTGGTCGTAAAATCACTTGAAAAGTCATCACTTTTTAAGGAGTGA
- a CDS encoding AbrB/MazE/SpoVT family DNA-binding domain-containing protein: MLKSTGIVRKVDELGRVVIPIELRRTLNIAERDALEIYVDGEQIVLKKYEPACIFCGNAENVVNYKGKNICKACLDDIKKSE, encoded by the coding sequence ATGTTGAAATCCACAGGAATTGTAAGAAAAGTGGACGAGTTGGGAAGAGTTGTCATTCCTATCGAACTTAGAAGGACTCTGAATATTGCAGAAAGAGACGCTTTGGAAATCTACGTGGATGGCGAGCAGATTGTGCTTAAAAAGTACGAGCCTGCATGTATTTTCTGCGGCAATGCAGAAAATGTCGTCAATTACAAAGGCAAAAACATCTGCAAAGCATGCCTCGATGACATTAAAAAAAGCGAATAA
- a CDS encoding cation diffusion facilitator family transporter — MNSFKKIKNVLILILFINIAVALAKLLYGLHIKSASMVADGFHSLSDSSGNIVGLVGIYLASKPQDEEHPYGHKKFETFSSIFISVMLFAVSYTILREAYGRLLNPVEPKITLDSFIIMITTLLLNIFVFTYEYRQGVNLKSDILVSDSLHTKSDIYVSVSVLITLIALKLGIPPYIDPLMSVAISIFIVKAGIEIIKHSSDILCDRIVIDSEKIRDIALSVKGVLSCHQIRSRGREDDINIDMHIMVDPSENITDAHYIADQLEEKLKKEIPGVTEVIVHIEPYDKNEVTE, encoded by the coding sequence ATGAATTCATTTAAAAAGATAAAGAATGTTTTGATACTCATACTGTTTATAAATATAGCTGTGGCGTTGGCTAAACTTTTATACGGTTTGCATATAAAAAGCGCCAGCATGGTAGCTGATGGGTTTCATTCATTATCAGATAGCTCAGGCAATATAGTAGGTCTTGTAGGCATATATTTAGCGTCAAAACCGCAGGACGAAGAACATCCTTATGGACATAAAAAATTTGAGACATTTTCATCAATTTTTATATCTGTGATGCTGTTTGCAGTAAGCTATACTATACTAAGAGAAGCTTATGGAAGGCTTTTAAATCCTGTAGAACCAAAAATCACCTTAGATAGCTTCATAATAATGATTACTACATTATTGCTTAATATATTTGTATTCACTTATGAGTACAGACAAGGAGTAAATTTAAAAAGCGACATACTTGTATCTGATTCACTCCACACAAAAAGCGACATATACGTGTCTGTCTCTGTTCTTATTACGCTTATTGCATTAAAACTTGGAATACCGCCATACATCGATCCGCTGATGTCTGTAGCAATATCAATATTCATCGTAAAAGCAGGTATTGAAATAATAAAGCATAGCTCTGATATACTGTGCGACAGAATAGTGATAGATTCAGAAAAAATCCGCGACATCGCTTTATCTGTAAAAGGTGTGCTTTCTTGCCATCAAATAAGAAGCAGAGGCAGAGAAGACGACATAAATATAGACATGCATATAATGGTTGACCCGAGTGAAAACATAACAGATGCCCATTATATAGCTGATCAGTTGGAAGAAAAATTAAAAAAGGAAATACCTGGTGTCACTGAAGTCATCGTTCATATAGAGCCTTATGATAAAAATGAAGTAACAGAGTAA
- the rsmI gene encoding 16S rRNA (cytidine(1402)-2'-O)-methyltransferase, producing the protein MSGSLYLCPTPIGNLEDITLRVLRVLKEVDIIAAEDTRQTLKLLNHYDIKKTVVSYHEHNKVSSGEKLLIDLKAGKNVALVTDAGTPGISDPGEDLVKLCLEEKINVVSLPGATAITTALVGSGLDTKKFVFLGFLPTKKSERESVLDEIGREKRTVIIYEAPHRIVRTLEELKPYIEDRKVVIARELTKVHEEYIRGTADEVLSKLGDDVKGEIVVLIEGGKDEVAMEPEELLRRYIECGMDKKEAIKLTAKQLKIPKSEIYKLALKDES; encoded by the coding sequence ATGTCTGGAAGCTTGTATTTGTGTCCAACACCAATTGGAAATTTGGAAGACATAACCTTAAGAGTTTTAAGGGTGCTTAAAGAAGTGGATATAATAGCTGCTGAAGACACAAGGCAGACTTTGAAACTTTTGAATCATTACGATATAAAAAAAACAGTAGTAAGCTATCATGAGCATAACAAAGTTTCAAGCGGTGAAAAACTTTTGATAGATTTAAAAGCCGGTAAAAATGTAGCGCTGGTTACTGATGCTGGTACACCGGGAATATCTGACCCCGGAGAAGACCTTGTAAAACTTTGTTTGGAAGAAAAGATAAATGTAGTGTCACTGCCCGGTGCTACAGCTATAACAACGGCATTAGTAGGTTCTGGACTTGACACAAAGAAGTTTGTCTTCTTGGGATTTTTGCCAACAAAGAAAAGCGAGAGAGAAAGTGTCTTGGATGAAATAGGGAGAGAAAAGAGAACGGTTATCATTTATGAAGCGCCTCATAGAATTGTCAGAACGTTGGAAGAATTAAAGCCGTACATAGAGGACAGAAAGGTTGTAATAGCAAGAGAGCTTACAAAAGTGCATGAAGAGTACATAAGAGGTACGGCAGATGAAGTTCTATCAAAATTGGGGGATGACGTAAAAGGAGAAATTGTAGTCCTTATAGAGGGTGGAAAAGATGAAGTTGCGATGGAGCCAGAGGAGCTTCTCAGAAGGTATATTGAATGTGGCATGGATAAGAAGGAAGCGATTAAATTGACGGCTAAACAATTAAAAATACCTAAGAGCGAAATTTACAAGCTTGCATTGAAAGATGAATCGTAA
- a CDS encoding tRNA1(Val) (adenine(37)-N6)-methyltransferase encodes MLKDGERIDDLNLNGLKLIQREDMFKFGMDAVLLSNFVYTKRGDKIVDLGCGTGIIPILIAGKSRDTRIVGVEIQSEVANIAIRNVYLNNFEGRIDIINDDIRNVVDKLGIEKYDIVTSNPPYMPYKTGFDKNSESENISRYELNGGLDDFIKVAAKLLKFGGKFFLVHRVDRIVDIVYNLRICNLEPKKIRFIHPHFGEKPNLVLVEAKKGAKSGVVIMPPLYVYEENGEYTKELLSIYGKTSIEEE; translated from the coding sequence ATGCTAAAAGATGGCGAGAGAATTGACGATTTGAATTTGAATGGACTTAAGCTCATACAGAGAGAAGACATGTTTAAATTTGGGATGGATGCTGTATTGCTTTCCAATTTTGTATACACAAAAAGAGGAGATAAGATTGTAGACTTAGGCTGTGGAACAGGCATCATACCAATTTTGATAGCAGGAAAATCAAGAGATACACGTATTGTAGGTGTTGAAATACAAAGTGAAGTTGCCAATATTGCTATAAGAAACGTATATCTCAATAATTTTGAAGGCAGAATAGACATAATAAACGATGATATTAGAAATGTTGTGGATAAGTTGGGAATTGAAAAATACGATATTGTGACGTCCAATCCTCCGTACATGCCGTACAAGACAGGGTTTGACAAAAATAGCGAAAGTGAAAACATATCGCGATATGAGTTAAATGGCGGACTTGACGATTTTATAAAGGTTGCAGCAAAGCTTTTAAAGTTTGGAGGCAAGTTTTTTTTAGTGCATAGAGTGGATAGGATTGTGGATATTGTTTATAATTTGCGGATTTGCAACTTAGAGCCTAAAAAAATAAGGTTTATCCATCCACATTTTGGGGAAAAGCCGAATTTAGTCTTGGTAGAGGCAAAAAAAGGCGCAAAAAGTGGTGTTGTAATAATGCCGCCCCTTTACGTCTACGAAGAAAATGGAGAATATACGAAAGAGCTTTTAAGCATATACGGAAAAACTTCGATAGAGGAGGAATAG
- a CDS encoding arginine deiminase: protein MTHPLLVPHVSSEIGTLKAVVLHRPGKELERLTPQNLTELLFDDIPWVRKIQEEHDEFAKVLKDNGITVLYVKDLLQDVLRDEAIKEQFIADLLKINGITNTETESYLKDYLMDLGCSDVAEIAISGLEKGDIDNIIPKGLAEFIYEEHYFYIKPVPNMYFTRDPGAMIDGGFMISSMKSAARKPETLIMKYIYKNHDIFKKNNIPCWYDNTYFHSLEGGDVLILSDKVIAVGCGERTTPQAIERLARNLFEGNSTVEHILVVQIPVNRSYMHLDTVFTMVDKERFVFYPGIKKDLRVFSIIKDDKGFSIQKEKDLQDALKSALNLKNIEIIPTGGFNAITSAREQWNDSTNTLAIAPGKVITYSRNESSNKIMRKEGIEVIEIEGSELSRGRGGPRCMSMPLLRY from the coding sequence GTGACGCATCCATTATTAGTGCCACATGTATCATCAGAAATAGGAACTTTAAAAGCAGTCGTACTTCATAGACCCGGAAAGGAATTAGAAAGGCTTACGCCTCAAAATTTGACAGAGCTGCTTTTTGATGATATTCCATGGGTTAGAAAGATTCAAGAGGAACATGATGAATTTGCCAAAGTGTTAAAGGATAACGGTATAACTGTTTTGTACGTAAAAGACCTTCTTCAGGATGTACTGAGAGATGAAGCTATAAAGGAACAGTTTATAGCGGATCTTCTGAAGATAAACGGCATAACAAATACCGAAACAGAAAGCTACCTTAAAGATTACCTTATGGATTTAGGCTGCAGCGATGTTGCGGAAATTGCCATAAGCGGCCTTGAAAAAGGCGATATTGACAATATCATCCCAAAAGGCCTGGCTGAATTCATCTACGAAGAACACTATTTCTACATTAAGCCTGTCCCGAATATGTATTTTACCAGAGATCCAGGCGCAATGATAGATGGAGGATTTATGATAAGCTCCATGAAGTCTGCGGCGAGAAAGCCTGAAACGCTCATAATGAAATACATATACAAAAACCACGATATTTTCAAGAAAAACAACATTCCATGCTGGTATGACAACACTTATTTTCATTCTTTAGAAGGTGGAGATGTGCTTATATTAAGCGACAAGGTAATAGCAGTAGGATGTGGCGAAAGGACTACGCCACAAGCAATAGAACGACTTGCCCGCAATCTTTTTGAAGGCAATTCAACAGTAGAACACATTCTTGTCGTCCAGATTCCCGTAAACAGGTCTTACATGCACCTTGATACTGTATTCACCATGGTAGATAAGGAAAGGTTCGTCTTCTATCCTGGAATAAAAAAAGATCTGAGGGTTTTCAGCATAATAAAGGATGACAAAGGCTTTTCGATCCAAAAGGAAAAAGATCTCCAAGACGCACTGAAATCTGCATTAAATCTCAAAAATATTGAAATAATACCTACAGGGGGTTTTAATGCCATAACGTCAGCTCGGGAGCAGTGGAACGACAGCACAAATACGCTTGCTATAGCGCCAGGCAAAGTCATCACATATTCCCGAAATGAATCATCAAATAAAATCATGAGGAAAGAAGGCATCGAGGTAATCGAGATCGAAGGTTCTGAACTATCAAGAGGCAGAGGCGGTCCAAGATGCATGAGCATGCCACTTTTAAGATATTAG